One segment of Meriones unguiculatus strain TT.TT164.6M chromosome X, Bangor_MerUng_6.1, whole genome shotgun sequence DNA contains the following:
- the Apln gene encoding apelin has protein sequence MNLGLCMQALLLLWLSLTAVCGVPLMLPPDGKGLEEGNMHYLVQPRASRAGPGPWQGGRRKFRRQRPRLSHKGPMPF, from the exons AtgaatctggggctctgcatgcaggCGCTGCTGCTACTCTGGCTCTCCTTGACTGCGGTGTGTGGAG TGCCACTGATGCTGCCTCCAGACGGGAAAGGGCTAGAAGAAGGCAACATGCACTACCTGGTGCAGCCCAGAGCTTCGAGGGCTGGACCAGGGCCCtggcagggaggcaggaggaaatTTCGCAGACAACGTCCTCGTCTCTCCCATAAGGGCCCCATGCCTTTCTGA